In Pedobacter heparinus DSM 2366, the following are encoded in one genomic region:
- a CDS encoding SusD/RagB family nutrient-binding outer membrane lipoprotein has translation MKTIKKHKIVLFMCVVLMTTAGCKKFLDINKNPSNPQIAKAEFLISRLIFQMANGTSQDYMQLMRLTQNFTSATANDLYERHGFPASPSDVTGVIWRMNYADLGLNIEDMINDGLENKKYEYVGMGYAIKAWGFQMTTDMYGDIVLDEAFNPTALTFRYQNQKEVYERVREWSALAIKYLNMESPVNYKPVLAGASGDFMYRGDMNKWKKFVYGNLALHYSHLVNKPNFTSTYADSVIKYADLSFVNTSEDATVKFTASGSDDGCVLGADYGLITASRISTTILSLLTGGVRGVPAVDPVTSVDPRLSRMLTPAQTTISTPAFYYRGNIPTKGTVAVTGVPVTPYVLGTFTGSTIGGYPGKYLFSNTSQYPLMSYAQLQFAKAEALFIKGDKPSALITYQGAIRAHMTFVNTYGNAGADFKVITPAEIEPYMASAEVAQDVSQLKLSDIMNQKYIAQWGWAGLEQWCDLRKYHYDATVFTQYYQLTGTEFAPNNGNKYAYRYRPRYNSEYIWNKKEIERIGGLAPDYNTKETWFSTTEN, from the coding sequence ATGAAGACGATAAAAAAACATAAAATAGTTCTGTTTATGTGTGTTGTGTTAATGACCACTGCAGGATGTAAGAAATTTTTGGATATCAATAAAAATCCCTCAAATCCGCAGATAGCAAAGGCGGAGTTTTTGATTTCCCGTTTGATTTTTCAAATGGCCAATGGAACCTCTCAGGATTATATGCAGCTGATGAGGTTGACACAAAATTTTACAAGTGCCACAGCTAATGATTTGTATGAGCGCCACGGTTTTCCAGCCTCTCCTTCAGATGTAACTGGGGTAATCTGGCGGATGAATTATGCCGACCTTGGACTGAATATTGAAGATATGATCAATGATGGGCTTGAAAACAAAAAATATGAATATGTTGGAATGGGGTATGCAATTAAAGCTTGGGGGTTCCAGATGACTACAGATATGTATGGTGATATAGTATTGGATGAGGCTTTTAATCCTACTGCCTTGACCTTTCGTTATCAAAATCAAAAGGAAGTTTATGAAAGGGTACGGGAATGGAGTGCTTTGGCTATAAAATATCTGAATATGGAAAGTCCTGTAAATTATAAACCTGTGCTTGCTGGTGCTTCGGGAGATTTCATGTACAGAGGTGATATGAATAAGTGGAAAAAATTTGTTTATGGAAACTTGGCGCTTCATTATAGTCACCTGGTTAATAAGCCTAATTTTACTTCAACCTATGCGGATAGCGTAATTAAATATGCGGATCTGTCTTTTGTCAATACTTCAGAGGATGCAACGGTGAAGTTTACTGCGAGCGGTTCCGATGATGGGTGTGTGTTGGGTGCCGATTATGGATTGATTACTGCGTCAAGGATTTCAACTACAATTTTAAGTCTCCTGACTGGTGGGGTAAGAGGCGTGCCCGCTGTTGACCCAGTGACATCCGTTGATCCAAGGCTGAGCCGTATGCTTACACCTGCGCAGACAACGATTAGTACCCCTGCATTTTACTACAGGGGAAATATACCAACCAAAGGAACTGTCGCGGTAACGGGTGTGCCTGTGACACCTTATGTATTGGGTACTTTTACAGGAAGTACAATTGGTGGTTATCCGGGAAAATACCTTTTTAGTAATACCTCTCAATATCCATTGATGAGTTATGCTCAACTACAATTCGCTAAAGCTGAGGCCTTGTTTATAAAGGGAGATAAACCCTCGGCCCTCATCACTTACCAGGGAGCAATCCGGGCACATATGACATTTGTCAATACCTATGGAAATGCTGGTGCAGATTTTAAAGTGATAACCCCTGCTGAAATTGAGCCCTATATGGCTTCTGCTGAAGTTGCTCAGGATGTGAGCCAGCTTAAATTATCCGATATTATGAATCAGAAATATATAGCGCAATGGGGTTGGGCAGGATTGGAGCAGTGGTGTGATTTAAGAAAATACCATTATGATGCTACAGTATTTACGCAGTATTATCAATTGACAGGGACAGAGTTTGCACCCAATAATGGCAACAAGTACGCTTATCGTTATCGTCCGCGTTACAATTCTGAATATATCTGGAATAAAAAAGAAATAGAGCGTATAGGTGGATTGGCACCGGATTACAATACTAAAGAGACCTGGTTTAGTACTACTGAAAATTAA
- a CDS encoding RagB/SusD family nutrient uptake outer membrane protein, translating to MKIAFKIVFVFLVIVFSGCKKFLDRPPLTSETDETAWTSEEKLRLYANKYYTDFFDGYGNGFTTTGAPLVGYTNSDDMVVQGNQPNFTRSVPNSSIWSYTTIRSVNIMLDRIETKMSGILSTEAKAHWTGVGRFFRGFRYSELVQSYGDVPYYTREIQNTELGELYKARTPRNEVMDGAYDDWKFALQNVRLNDGDQNLNRYIVAGFVSRLALIEGTWQKYYYKSNERAKKFLDLAVEAADMVISSGKYDITTDYKTLFTSKELKGNKECILYRNYDPAAGVTHAIASYGNLAESTTNGPTSDLIKSYILNTGGVWQNASSAIQDFNLDNLIKTRDSRFEATFYSKPSLLNKGSFYYITKFLPRDVEKRTQVDLLGMPPEFVGDKNETDAPVLRYAEVLLNWVEAKAELATIGGTALVQNDIDKTINKIRSRPLAAEAITRGVVKTTNLSLAALPTDPDRDPDVSSLIWEIRRERRMEFAFEIFRLADLKRWSKLQYMDNSLNTDLLSGGWVNFPTQLPGALTAANIGIVSVVDLNGTETVYNGTNAAAMKGFYKNTINKGRLPFLNQPNINPYLTPVGLVQMDDYAAKGYKLTQTQGWPQN from the coding sequence ATGAAAATAGCATTTAAAATAGTATTCGTCTTTTTAGTGATCGTTTTTTCTGGTTGTAAGAAATTTTTAGACAGGCCACCTTTGACCTCCGAAACGGATGAGACAGCCTGGACGAGCGAAGAAAAACTCCGTCTTTACGCAAACAAATATTATACAGATTTTTTTGACGGTTATGGAAATGGCTTTACGACAACTGGTGCACCCTTGGTAGGTTATACCAATAGCGATGATATGGTTGTTCAGGGAAATCAACCGAACTTTACACGTTCGGTACCTAACAGTTCTATTTGGAGTTATACGACTATCCGCTCTGTTAACATCATGTTAGACCGGATAGAAACTAAAATGTCTGGCATTTTGTCGACTGAAGCGAAGGCACATTGGACAGGTGTTGGACGGTTTTTCAGAGGTTTTAGGTATTCAGAACTGGTACAATCCTACGGAGATGTGCCTTACTATACACGGGAAATTCAAAATACAGAGCTTGGTGAATTGTATAAAGCAAGAACACCACGCAATGAAGTAATGGATGGTGCGTATGACGATTGGAAATTTGCACTTCAAAATGTTCGTTTAAATGATGGGGATCAAAATTTAAACAGATATATTGTAGCAGGTTTTGTTTCCAGATTGGCATTAATTGAAGGTACCTGGCAAAAATATTATTACAAGAGTAATGAACGCGCCAAAAAGTTTTTAGATCTTGCCGTGGAAGCTGCCGATATGGTCATTTCAAGCGGTAAGTATGACATTACTACTGATTATAAAACACTGTTTACTTCTAAAGAATTAAAAGGAAACAAAGAGTGTATCTTGTATAGAAATTACGATCCTGCTGCCGGAGTTACCCATGCAATTGCATCTTATGGTAATTTAGCAGAGTCTACAACTAATGGCCCCACTTCCGATTTAATTAAATCCTATATTCTTAATACTGGCGGGGTATGGCAAAATGCAAGTTCTGCAATACAGGATTTTAATCTGGATAACCTGATAAAAACCCGTGACTCCAGATTTGAAGCAACTTTTTATAGTAAACCCAGTCTGCTCAATAAGGGCTCTTTTTACTACATCACCAAGTTTTTGCCACGGGATGTAGAGAAACGCACACAAGTAGACCTGCTGGGTATGCCTCCAGAATTTGTTGGTGATAAAAATGAAACGGATGCCCCGGTATTACGTTATGCAGAAGTATTGCTGAACTGGGTTGAAGCCAAAGCTGAACTAGCTACTATTGGTGGTACAGCGTTAGTACAAAATGATATAGATAAAACAATTAACAAGATCAGGAGCAGGCCTTTGGCAGCAGAGGCGATAACCAGGGGTGTAGTTAAAACAACGAACCTGAGTTTAGCAGCTCTTCCAACAGATCCGGATAGAGATCCCGATGTGTCTTCTTTAATATGGGAGATCAGAAGAGAGCGCAGAATGGAGTTTGCGTTCGAAATTTTTCGTTTGGCAGATTTAAAGAGATGGTCCAAACTTCAGTATATGGATAATAGCCTTAACACTGATTTACTATCGGGTGGATGGGTTAATTTTCCGACACAACTTCCTGGCGCATTAACTGCAGCAAATATAGGGATTGTTTCTGTTGTAGATTTAAATGGAACAGAAACCGTTTACAATGGAACCAATGCGGCAGCCATGAAAGGTTTTTATAAAAATACTATAAATAAG
- a CDS encoding DUF4397 domain-containing protein, with protein sequence MKIFRNLLIIFCSLLFLSSCQKTVGDYGDVRKFGDEQPLIKINYASPYKDDRMVIVKFNGRRVTSQIQNRTPFPGGGYNTRGDVRADYLTVDPGQVKVTVAMPFKKDNGLDSLELYNTTINIESGKKYVIHIADTAKFTKSVLTEENFLKPDSGYAVYRFINLMPNVPAVDLYYGQSATDNAADKLVAGNIGYLQISNYITLNRYAGRTWKIRPAGAAVTTATVLANYTSASSLLNQRTYTVYAHGYAGMSSATEKPYVSFFHIR encoded by the coding sequence ATGAAAATATTTAGAAATTTATTAATTATATTTTGTTCGCTACTATTTTTATCCAGTTGCCAGAAGACTGTTGGAGATTATGGCGACGTTCGGAAATTTGGTGATGAACAGCCTCTGATTAAAATTAACTACGCTTCTCCTTATAAAGATGACAGGATGGTTATAGTGAAGTTTAACGGTAGACGGGTAACTTCCCAGATCCAGAACCGTACACCTTTTCCCGGTGGGGGATACAATACGCGTGGAGATGTTAGAGCTGATTACCTGACAGTTGACCCTGGGCAGGTGAAGGTTACTGTTGCAATGCCATTCAAGAAAGATAATGGGTTGGACTCATTAGAGTTATATAATACCACCATAAACATTGAAAGCGGCAAAAAATATGTTATACATATTGCGGATACGGCTAAGTTTACAAAGTCTGTACTTACGGAAGAAAATTTCTTGAAACCCGATTCCGGCTATGCGGTATACCGCTTTATTAATTTAATGCCAAATGTGCCTGCTGTAGACTTGTATTATGGGCAAAGTGCAACTGATAATGCAGCAGATAAATTGGTGGCAGGAAATATTGGTTATCTGCAAATCAGCAATTACATTACGTTGAACCGATATGCTGGAAGAACCTGGAAAATTCGTCCGGCTGGAGCAGCGGTTACGACAGCTACGGTTTTAGCAAATTATACCAGTGCCAGTTCATTATTAAATCAACGTACATATACTGTATATGCACACGGATATGCAGGGATGTCCTCTGCTACAGAAAAGCCTTATGTGTCCTTTTTCCACATCAGGTAG
- a CDS encoding DeoR/GlpR family DNA-binding transcription regulator — MLKKERHDFVMRQINLHNRVLTSDLVQLLNVSEDTIRRDLQELADQGQLSKVHGGALSKSYQSFFDDSDVYAREAKILIAKKNIPLIKDGMVILTGGGTSIIELVKQLPENLNATFFTISPFVAIELAKYPQVEVILIGGLFSKNSQVTYGGYVINQLLEINADLCLLGTSAIHPQDGLTDTDWEINQLKKAMFSSSKKAAILCISEKLDTSLRLKVASLDNIDYLITELDPRAEELNPYRVKTLQIL, encoded by the coding sequence ATGCTCAAAAAAGAAAGGCACGACTTTGTAATGCGCCAGATCAACTTACACAACCGCGTACTTACATCTGACCTTGTTCAATTGCTCAATGTCTCTGAAGACACGATCAGGCGTGATCTTCAGGAGTTGGCAGACCAAGGCCAGCTTTCTAAAGTACATGGTGGCGCGCTCTCAAAATCTTATCAATCTTTTTTTGATGACAGTGACGTTTATGCCAGAGAGGCCAAGATCCTTATTGCGAAGAAAAACATCCCCTTAATAAAAGACGGAATGGTCATTTTAACGGGTGGAGGAACATCTATTATAGAGCTGGTAAAGCAACTGCCCGAAAATTTAAATGCGACTTTCTTTACCATCAGCCCTTTTGTAGCCATAGAGCTGGCAAAATATCCCCAGGTTGAGGTGATCCTTATTGGTGGTTTATTTTCTAAAAATTCGCAGGTAACTTATGGAGGGTATGTCATCAACCAGCTTTTAGAGATCAATGCCGATCTTTGCCTGCTGGGTACAAGTGCCATCCACCCGCAGGATGGATTAACCGACACCGACTGGGAGATCAATCAGCTCAAGAAAGCCATGTTCAGTTCCTCCAAGAAGGCTGCGATCTTATGTATTTCAGAAAAACTAGATACTTCATTAAGACTAAAGGTAGCTTCTCTGGATAATATAGATTACCTGATTACAGAGCTTGATCCCAGAGCCGAAGAACTTAATCCATATAGAGTAAAAACACTGCAGATATTATAG
- a CDS encoding SusC/RagA family TonB-linked outer membrane protein: MKKKLLILFLSTFLLAVQAIAQQITITGTVSSADGPIPGVSIRVKGTTMVAQTGGDGKYAIKAAANDVLVFSYVGYTTLERNVGSSSTINVNLVADNNGLDEVVVVGFGTQKKESLTGAVSSVNVEKVFGNRPLADVGRGLQGAVPGLSIVVPSGEVGSDPIIKIRGQIGSIVGSNSPLILVDNVEIPSIQYVNPNDIESISVLKDAASSAIYGSKAAFGVILITTKKGAKVDGSRVTYSNNFVWQSPFKPIDIAGIDGLEYTLDAHENMKQPGPAGGFWRIDRTSFGKIKEWQAKYGDVVGNNDPIVYGRDWFWDGAQKFGYRIYDPVEAMIKDHGLSQIHNLGLNGKSGNTSYNLSVGYLGQEGMMKPAKHDDYRRFIPALTLSTKATDYLTVRGGVRYADATKRNPYSLNVDAFTADPWLYLYRWSRLFPIGVQEQGEDIIDPAFSARMSNDQIRDEKYLNMNLGTTINITKAWDVQADYAYSTENNLLTYSVPYVQGRTTWYGVETLRDANGQVYVDENGNITDSGGMPAYRFPLTDHTLKANTSFSQNNYRSKRSTFNVLTNYNLDLGNHQFKFLLGSNIVAFDYSSQFSYRSNLLNNDNPQYNFALGGTEKSGGGANWDSQAGFFGRINYAYKDKYLFEATLRRDGSSKFPTHLRWRSYPGVSGGWVISNENFMESIKPVLSFAKLRASWGSIGDQLVPNSLYLPVMDPFKSSWLNSSANPYYYLATPDPVSGDVSWQNIEHMNLGVDLRFFNNKLGITAEVFQRNTNDMIMGGDALPATFGASAPEGNYGNLRTRGWELNIDFNHQFDNGLRLSIDANLSDAVTIITKGPDYKNSWENRLLSSTFSTGRRYGDVYGFVTDRLFQADDFVYDANGKFVQTNIVYNGTSKTTNKLAGDNPVYQTYFEDGNQTLLISPGDVKFKDLNGDGYIDAGKGTNGDPGDRVVIGNITPRYQYGFRLGADFKGFDLSVFFQGVGERKIWGSGQLAIPGYFAKEGAMPQAIAGDYWKPDRTGAFYPRAWNMNGANEGYVMRTQSKYMLDMSYLKIKNITFGYNLPASVLKKIKLANARVYISLENFITFDNLRGLPIDPEAISGYSILRSEGNYNLGRTGTSNPAFKSASAGLQIGF, encoded by the coding sequence ATGAAAAAAAAATTACTCATACTGTTCTTGAGTACATTTTTGCTGGCGGTCCAGGCGATTGCCCAGCAAATTACAATAACAGGTACGGTTTCGTCTGCGGACGGGCCTATACCAGGGGTTTCCATTCGGGTTAAGGGAACTACCATGGTTGCACAAACCGGTGGCGATGGAAAATATGCCATTAAAGCTGCAGCAAATGATGTCCTGGTTTTTAGCTATGTGGGTTATACTACTTTAGAAAGAAATGTTGGCAGCAGCAGTACAATTAATGTAAATCTTGTTGCTGATAACAATGGGCTTGATGAAGTGGTTGTGGTAGGGTTTGGCACGCAAAAGAAAGAAAGTTTGACAGGTGCGGTATCTTCTGTAAATGTAGAGAAAGTATTTGGCAACCGTCCTTTAGCCGATGTAGGAAGAGGCTTGCAGGGTGCAGTTCCGGGCCTTTCAATAGTTGTGCCTAGTGGCGAGGTAGGATCAGACCCGATTATTAAAATTCGTGGCCAAATAGGATCGATCGTAGGTTCGAACAGTCCACTAATATTAGTCGATAACGTAGAAATTCCAAGTATTCAATATGTAAATCCAAATGATATAGAGAGTATAAGCGTATTAAAAGACGCGGCCTCGAGTGCGATTTATGGTTCAAAGGCCGCTTTTGGCGTAATCCTGATCACGACAAAAAAGGGGGCAAAGGTAGATGGAAGTAGGGTTACTTACTCGAATAATTTTGTATGGCAATCTCCATTTAAACCCATTGATATTGCTGGAATTGACGGTTTGGAATATACATTGGATGCTCATGAAAACATGAAACAACCTGGTCCTGCAGGGGGGTTCTGGCGTATAGACAGAACGAGTTTCGGTAAGATCAAAGAATGGCAGGCAAAATATGGTGATGTGGTTGGCAACAATGACCCTATTGTGTATGGTCGTGACTGGTTTTGGGACGGAGCCCAAAAATTCGGCTATAGAATTTATGATCCTGTAGAAGCCATGATAAAAGATCATGGTTTATCTCAAATTCATAACCTTGGCTTAAACGGGAAAAGCGGGAATACAAGTTATAATTTAAGTGTTGGGTATTTGGGGCAAGAGGGTATGATGAAACCTGCCAAGCATGATGATTACCGGAGATTTATCCCGGCATTAACTTTGTCCACTAAAGCGACTGACTATTTAACTGTTCGCGGTGGAGTAAGGTATGCAGATGCAACAAAGCGGAATCCTTATTCATTAAATGTAGATGCTTTTACAGCAGATCCCTGGTTATATCTTTACCGTTGGAGTCGTTTATTTCCAATAGGTGTGCAGGAGCAGGGTGAAGATATTATAGACCCTGCCTTTTCTGCCAGGATGTCGAATGATCAGATCCGTGATGAAAAGTATTTGAATATGAATTTAGGTACTACAATCAATATCACCAAAGCCTGGGATGTGCAAGCCGATTATGCATATAGTACAGAAAATAATCTATTAACCTATTCTGTTCCTTATGTACAGGGACGTACTACCTGGTATGGTGTTGAGACGCTTAGAGACGCAAACGGGCAAGTGTATGTTGATGAAAACGGCAATATTACAGATTCAGGAGGCATGCCGGCTTATCGTTTTCCGTTAACGGATCATACCCTTAAGGCAAATACTTCTTTCTCACAAAATAATTATAGGTCAAAAAGAAGTACATTTAATGTGCTTACAAATTACAATTTGGATTTAGGTAATCATCAATTCAAGTTTTTGCTGGGTAGTAATATCGTTGCTTTTGACTATTCCAGTCAATTCTCTTATAGAAGTAACTTATTAAACAATGACAATCCGCAATATAATTTTGCTCTTGGCGGAACTGAAAAATCAGGTGGAGGTGCGAATTGGGATTCACAAGCAGGATTTTTTGGAAGAATCAATTATGCCTACAAAGACAAATATCTTTTTGAAGCTACTTTGAGACGCGATGGGAGCTCGAAATTTCCAACGCATTTGAGATGGAGATCATATCCCGGGGTTTCTGGAGGTTGGGTTATATCTAACGAGAATTTTATGGAATCGATAAAACCTGTATTGAGTTTTGCCAAACTTCGTGCATCCTGGGGTTCTATTGGAGATCAATTAGTGCCTAATTCCCTGTATTTACCAGTAATGGATCCATTCAAAAGCTCATGGTTAAATAGTTCTGCCAACCCTTATTATTATTTGGCTACACCTGACCCTGTCTCGGGGGACGTTTCATGGCAAAATATTGAGCATATGAACCTGGGGGTTGATCTTCGATTCTTTAATAATAAGTTGGGCATTACAGCTGAAGTGTTTCAGCGGAACACCAACGATATGATTATGGGAGGTGATGCACTGCCTGCTACCTTTGGTGCAAGTGCCCCTGAGGGTAATTATGGAAACTTGAGAACCCGGGGATGGGAATTGAATATAGATTTTAACCATCAATTCGATAATGGGCTCCGCTTAAGTATAGATGCTAATCTTTCTGACGCTGTGACTATTATTACAAAAGGCCCTGATTATAAAAATTCCTGGGAAAATAGACTTCTAAGTTCAACTTTTTCTACAGGACGAAGATATGGTGATGTATATGGTTTTGTAACCGACCGGTTATTTCAAGCGGATGATTTCGTGTATGATGCTAACGGTAAGTTTGTGCAAACCAATATTGTATATAATGGAACCAGTAAAACAACTAATAAACTTGCTGGGGATAATCCTGTTTATCAGACCTATTTTGAAGATGGTAACCAGACCTTGCTGATTAGCCCTGGAGATGTGAAGTTTAAGGATTTGAATGGGGATGGCTACATCGATGCCGGAAAAGGCACCAATGGTGATCCTGGTGATCGGGTTGTAATTGGAAATATCACACCAAGGTACCAATATGGCTTTCGTTTAGGTGCCGACTTCAAAGGATTTGATTTATCCGTTTTCTTTCAAGGCGTGGGTGAAAGAAAAATTTGGGGTAGCGGACAGTTGGCTATACCTGGATATTTCGCCAAAGAGGGCGCAATGCCACAAGCAATTGCCGGGGATTACTGGAAACCTGATCGTACTGGAGCGTTTTATCCAAGGGCCTGGAATATGAACGGTGCCAATGAAGGATATGTGATGAGAACTCAAAGTAAATATATGCTGGACATGTCTTATTTAAAAATAAAGAACATTACTTTCGGGTATAACCTGCCTGCTTCAGTGCTTAAGAAAATTAAGCTCGCTAATGCAAGGGTTTACATTTCCCTGGAGAACTTTATTACGTTTGATAATTTGAGAGGATTGCCGATTGATCCAGAAGCTATTTCAGGATATTCTATATTACGTTCTGAAGGAAATTATAATTTAGGCCGTACAGGTACCTCAAATCCTGCATTTAAATCGGCTTCTGCAGGACTTCAAATTGGTTTTTAA
- a CDS encoding phosphodiester glycosidase family protein: protein MKKLFNLKNVKVEVKVFTFKCTLLVWALTTVLYGCKKDKKEDGGTDVPEEVVDNVIEPLTKKIMDNTTVIGTFISDETGSVTAGINITRLAFLRKDKLPVRIFIMEVDMKTPKLEIQAMAPYNDYINGLQRLSEMCRDNELPGTNIVAAVNGDTFSTTGAPTSLFYINNRVYYGTVATGRTFFAAMKDGTIVIGGKDTKGVERPVDKAQIKNAVGGNQWLVDNNIKATLTDATISARTAIGYNANKVIYAIVVDGSQATYSNGLTLVDLRDIMAALGTKDAVNLDGASSSTLVAKDLTKGTWNVLNKPALALNAERLIGNGLGFILKN from the coding sequence ATGAAGAAATTATTTAATTTAAAAAATGTTAAGGTTGAAGTGAAAGTTTTCACTTTTAAATGCACGTTATTGGTATGGGCATTAACAACTGTGCTTTACGGGTGTAAAAAAGATAAAAAAGAAGATGGGGGTACAGATGTACCAGAAGAAGTAGTGGATAATGTGATTGAACCTCTTACCAAGAAGATTATGGACAATACCACGGTAATTGGAACATTCATTTCGGATGAGACAGGTTCTGTTACTGCTGGAATAAATATTACCAGGCTGGCTTTTCTCAGGAAAGATAAATTGCCTGTAAGAATCTTTATTATGGAAGTTGATATGAAAACGCCAAAACTTGAAATTCAGGCAATGGCGCCTTATAATGACTACATTAATGGTTTGCAGAGGCTTTCCGAAATGTGCAGGGACAATGAACTTCCGGGAACAAATATTGTTGCTGCTGTTAATGGTGATACCTTTAGTACAACAGGTGCCCCAACCAGTTTGTTTTATATAAATAATCGGGTTTACTATGGTACTGTTGCTACAGGGAGAACCTTTTTTGCTGCAATGAAGGATGGGACAATAGTTATTGGGGGAAAGGATACAAAGGGGGTAGAAAGACCTGTTGATAAAGCCCAGATTAAGAATGCAGTTGGGGGGAATCAGTGGCTGGTAGACAACAATATAAAAGCCACTTTGACTGACGCTACGATTAGTGCCCGGACAGCAATTGGTTATAATGCCAATAAGGTAATTTATGCAATTGTAGTGGATGGATCACAAGCTACTTATTCAAATGGTTTAACGCTTGTTGACTTAAGAGATATTATGGCTGCGCTTGGTACAAAAGACGCAGTCAACCTTGACGGAGCTTCGTCCTCAACTTTAGTGGCTAAGGATTTGACTAAAGGAACGTGGAATGTTTTAAATAAGCCTGCATTGGCACTTAATGCAGAAAGGTTAATTGGAAACGGGCTTGGCTTTATCCTTAAAAACTAA